In Candidatus Defluviilinea gracilis, the genomic window TATGAGTCGGGAGTATATAGATTATTTACGGGATATGCTGGAAAACGCACAGCTAGCCATTGGATTCGTCAAGGGCATGGACTACGATGCGTTTTCCAAAGATAACAAGACCGTGTATGCTGTCATTCGGGCTGTGGAAGTCATCGGGGAAGCCGCAACGAACGTCCCTGATGAGATCAGGTCAAAACATCCATCTCTCCCGTGGCGCGATATTCGGGGAATGCGCAACAAACTCGTCCATCAATACTTTGGCATCAACATGGAAGTCGTCTGGAAAACCATTCTGGAAGACTTGCCGATGATTGTGGGTGAAATTGAGAAGATTCTCAAGAACGAGAACAAGTAGTGTGGCTGAAGAGAC contains:
- a CDS encoding DUF86 domain-containing protein, with translation MSREYIDYLRDMLENAQLAIGFVKGMDYDAFSKDNKTVYAVIRAVEVIGEAATNVPDEIRSKHPSLPWRDIRGMRNKLVHQYFGINMEVVWKTILEDLPMIVGEIEKILKNENK